A region of Hydrogenimonas cancrithermarum DNA encodes the following proteins:
- a CDS encoding uroporphyrinogen-III synthase — MENEERPQSDRPFEKACNTSTLNTQHSTLNSVYLLSPTPKPGVRHLPMIQFETIPQPLDFSGFDGLILTSKQGVVALDEVSGGRWRSTPAAAIGEMTAKEIEARGGKVIYIASKAYGDVLAKELSEWFEGFRWLYPRPKVVVSKIAADLRHAGIEVDEKVIYETRCMAYDRPRRPEKDAVLIFTSPSIVRCFFENFEWDESWRAVAIGNKTAQAFPACVVAEIAPSTSIDSAIEFSCALSNNRV; from the coding sequence ATGGAGAATGAGGAAAGGCCGCAGAGCGACCGACCATTCGAGAAAGCGTGTAACACTTCAACACTCAACACTCAACACTCAACACTCAACTCTGTTTATCTGCTTTCCCCGACCCCGAAACCCGGGGTTCGGCATCTACCTATGATCCAGTTTGAAACCATTCCACAGCCACTCGATTTTTCGGGATTCGACGGCCTGATTCTCACCTCCAAGCAGGGTGTCGTAGCACTCGACGAGGTGAGTGGAGGCAGATGGCGTTCGACGCCTGCGGCGGCCATCGGCGAGATGACGGCGAAAGAGATCGAAGCGCGGGGCGGGAAGGTGATTTACATCGCTTCCAAAGCCTACGGGGATGTTTTGGCAAAAGAGCTTTCGGAATGGTTCGAGGGGTTCAGATGGCTCTATCCCCGTCCGAAAGTGGTCGTTTCCAAAATAGCCGCCGACCTTCGCCATGCAGGTATCGAAGTCGATGAAAAGGTGATCTACGAGACGAGATGCATGGCGTACGATCGGCCGCGAAGGCCGGAGAAAGATGCCGTGCTCATCTTCACATCTCCTTCGATCGTCCGCTGTTTCTTCGAGAATTTCGAGTGGGATGAAAGCTGGCGTGCCGTCGCGATCGGAAATAAAACGGCGCAGGCGTTTCCCGCCTGTGTCGTGGCTGAAATCGCTCCTTCAACTTCTATCGATTCCGCCATCGAATTCAGTTGTGCATTAAGTAACAATAGAGTATAA
- the purD gene encoding phosphoribosylamine--glycine ligase, translating to MRVMVVGSGGREYAIGRALHKDSAVEKIYFAPGNGATPQMGENVDISDYSELADYVEQEGIDLTIVGPEAPLVGGIVDIFKARGLKIFGPSKKAAQLEGSKIFMKNFLARHNIPTARYIETDSIEAAFKFIDSLPTPIVVKADGLCAGKGVIIAPTHDDAKKAASEMLSGKAFGEAGTKIVVEEFLDGYELSLFAICDGKDFVMLPAAQDHKRLLDNDEGPNTGGMGAYAPTPLIDDELYRKIETRIIRPTVDGMAEEGMPFEGVLFAGLMIVNGEPYTLEFNVRFGDPECEVLMPLLKTPAGELFDKAASGRLDELNVEFIDKYAVGVVMASRNYPYKSSEPAEIIVDKIVHTELVDKAHIDFAGVSLIDGKLMATGGRVLVCVGLGETIKEARDYAYMLCGQVHFAGKQCRSDIAYQALRDADG from the coding sequence ATGAGAGTGATGGTCGTTGGAAGCGGTGGACGCGAATATGCGATTGGGCGTGCTTTGCACAAGGACAGTGCGGTCGAAAAGATCTATTTCGCACCGGGCAACGGGGCGACGCCGCAGATGGGCGAGAATGTCGACATCAGCGACTACAGCGAGCTGGCCGACTATGTCGAACAGGAGGGGATCGACCTGACGATCGTCGGGCCCGAAGCGCCTCTGGTGGGAGGTATCGTCGACATCTTCAAGGCACGCGGCCTGAAAATATTCGGCCCGAGCAAAAAGGCGGCACAGCTCGAGGGGAGCAAAATTTTCATGAAAAACTTCCTGGCGCGCCATAATATTCCGACGGCAAGGTATATCGAAACCGACAGTATCGAAGCGGCTTTCAAGTTTATCGATTCGCTTCCGACACCGATCGTCGTCAAAGCCGACGGTCTCTGCGCCGGCAAAGGGGTCATTATCGCTCCGACACACGACGATGCCAAGAAAGCGGCCTCCGAAATGTTGAGCGGCAAAGCCTTCGGCGAAGCGGGAACGAAGATCGTCGTGGAAGAGTTTCTCGACGGGTACGAACTCTCACTCTTCGCGATTTGCGACGGCAAGGATTTCGTCATGCTTCCGGCGGCACAGGACCACAAACGTCTGCTGGACAACGACGAAGGGCCGAATACAGGGGGGATGGGTGCCTATGCTCCGACGCCACTGATCGATGACGAACTTTACAGAAAGATCGAAACACGCATCATCCGTCCGACAGTCGACGGGATGGCCGAAGAGGGCATGCCTTTCGAGGGCGTGCTTTTCGCGGGATTGATGATCGTGAACGGAGAGCCCTATACCCTGGAGTTCAATGTGCGTTTCGGCGACCCCGAATGCGAGGTTTTGATGCCGCTGCTCAAGACACCGGCCGGTGAACTCTTCGACAAAGCGGCTTCTGGAAGGCTCGATGAACTGAATGTCGAGTTCATCGACAAGTATGCCGTCGGTGTCGTGATGGCGAGCAGAAACTATCCCTACAAAAGTAGCGAACCCGCCGAGATCATCGTGGATAAAATCGTCCATACCGAGCTTGTCGACAAAGCGCATATCGATTTCGCCGGTGTCAGCCTCATCGACGGCAAACTGATGGCGACTGGCGGACGTGTGCTGGTCTGCGTAGGCCTGGGAGAGACGATCAAAGAGGCAAGAGACTATGCCTACATGCTCTGCGGCCAGGTCCATTTCGCAGGAAAACAGTGCCGCAGCGACATCGCCTACCAGGCTTTGCGCGACGCGGACGGATGA
- a CDS encoding RDD family protein produces the protein MNEVIEERLYSSGMELAPLGKRALAYMIDDMLISMLFVIMLWTPIEQAQSVEEVAAIVNSVWLYMVMTQILYHTWFVWQYGASLGKMAMKMQVVEIETMTKPRLAVAFNRAVFRIVSGMIFYLGFVWAFFDPYRQTWHDKTASTLVVDA, from the coding sequence ATGAACGAAGTGATCGAAGAGCGGCTGTATAGCTCGGGTATGGAGCTCGCGCCGCTCGGAAAGCGCGCCCTTGCCTATATGATCGACGATATGCTGATCAGCATGCTTTTCGTCATTATGCTCTGGACACCGATAGAGCAGGCCCAGAGTGTCGAAGAGGTCGCTGCGATCGTCAACAGCGTCTGGCTCTATATGGTGATGACGCAGATCCTTTACCATACATGGTTCGTCTGGCAGTATGGCGCATCGTTGGGCAAGATGGCGATGAAAATGCAGGTCGTAGAGATCGAAACGATGACGAAGCCCCGTCTCGCCGTAGCATTCAACCGGGCGGTTTTCAGAATCGTCAGTGGGATGATCTTCTACCTAGGCTTCGTGTGGGCTTTTTTCGACCCCTATCGGCAGACATGGCATGACAAAACCGCTTCCACTCTGGTTGTCGATGCTTAG
- a CDS encoding LPS-assembly protein LptD → MFLLACLSLHAQTLEQKRVELMAATVERNASVVEASGDVVVYYGDTILMADRAVYDTNRSILELFGNVEMIKDMKHGALSDYIRIDLKQERDLFEKIFLVDFASELWLRGKQAEREEEILQLEDALVSSCDVACPDWHIGFTSLEYNSTSEWMDLWNPVLYMKDRPILYFPYLGFSTNQERRTGLLRPDVGISSRDGFFYNQPIFIAPDPQWDLEIMPQVRFSRGEGVFATFRFVDTPHSRGKITTGYFHSRESFVDEYNLKNSSHYGAQVDYESPQLFTDGKGNNHDGIYLDITYLNDPDYLNLQARSTAELLNSSQVQSRVNYYFNTPENYVGVYGKYFIDTSLPSNKDTIQSIPIVQLHHYQNTLLGWNALHYSADYRISNLFTGAGKSIQMQELNAPIIFYTSFFDDYLNLSISENLYYSYIGYQNLGVSTPSNYYSMFRNYHKIDLYSDLARSFGDVFHTMQMRATYNKPSFSNESGYIDPDVSVLRSPSENMTLSVINYFYDAKGNDFVYYRISQPVLYEKSEHRYGDIEQELRYRFWEHYELYTDLFFSYYLGAVSSATSHVKYEDSVYDIMLTHFYKVLQEERTSDFYSINGTYKSESGNDWYGEVAFDNLDERISRWGLGVHLFRHCWDLNLGVKDERKPILTSAGAESVDNLVFYFQINLVPLGGFEQKYEQEF, encoded by the coding sequence GTGTTTCTGTTGGCATGCCTATCGCTTCATGCTCAGACATTGGAGCAGAAGCGTGTTGAGTTGATGGCGGCAACGGTGGAACGCAACGCTTCGGTAGTGGAAGCTTCCGGTGACGTCGTCGTCTATTACGGCGATACCATTTTGATGGCGGACCGTGCCGTGTACGATACGAACCGCTCGATTCTCGAACTTTTCGGAAATGTCGAGATGATCAAAGATATGAAACATGGGGCACTGAGCGACTACATCAGGATCGATCTGAAGCAAGAGCGTGACCTTTTCGAAAAGATTTTTCTCGTCGATTTCGCTTCCGAACTCTGGCTTCGTGGAAAACAGGCCGAAAGAGAAGAGGAGATACTGCAGCTGGAAGATGCGCTCGTCTCGAGCTGCGATGTGGCTTGCCCCGACTGGCATATAGGCTTCACTTCCCTGGAGTACAACAGTACGAGCGAATGGATGGACCTATGGAACCCCGTCCTCTACATGAAAGATAGGCCGATACTCTATTTTCCCTATCTCGGTTTTTCGACGAACCAGGAGAGGCGGACGGGTCTTCTTCGCCCGGATGTCGGCATCTCGTCCCGCGACGGTTTCTTCTACAACCAGCCGATTTTCATCGCCCCCGATCCGCAGTGGGATCTCGAAATCATGCCGCAGGTCCGTTTCAGCAGGGGGGAAGGGGTATTCGCGACCTTCCGTTTCGTCGACACGCCCCACTCCCGCGGAAAAATCACGACCGGATATTTTCATAGCAGAGAGAGTTTCGTCGACGAATACAATCTGAAGAACAGTTCCCATTACGGAGCGCAGGTGGACTACGAATCCCCCCAACTGTTTACCGATGGGAAAGGGAACAACCACGACGGGATCTATCTCGATATCACCTATCTCAACGATCCGGACTATCTCAACCTGCAGGCGCGGTCGACGGCGGAACTTCTCAACAGTTCCCAGGTACAGTCGCGAGTCAACTACTATTTCAACACCCCCGAAAACTATGTGGGCGTCTATGGCAAATACTTCATCGACACTTCGCTCCCGTCGAACAAAGATACGATTCAAAGCATCCCGATCGTTCAGCTCCACCACTACCAGAACACACTTTTGGGATGGAATGCACTGCACTATTCCGCAGACTACCGTATCAGCAACCTCTTTACGGGTGCGGGCAAAAGTATTCAGATGCAGGAGCTCAACGCCCCCATCATCTTCTATACCAGTTTTTTCGACGACTATCTGAACCTTTCGATTTCCGAAAATCTCTACTACTCCTATATCGGATACCAAAATCTCGGTGTTTCAACGCCGAGCAACTACTATTCGATGTTTCGGAACTATCACAAAATCGATCTCTACAGCGATCTGGCCAGGAGTTTCGGTGATGTGTTTCACACCATGCAGATGCGCGCGACCTACAACAAGCCGAGTTTCAGCAACGAAAGCGGCTATATCGATCCGGATGTCTCGGTCCTCAGGTCGCCCAGTGAAAACATGACACTCAGTGTCATCAACTATTTTTACGATGCCAAGGGGAACGATTTCGTCTATTACCGGATATCCCAGCCGGTGCTCTATGAAAAAAGCGAGCATCGATACGGTGATATCGAACAGGAGCTTCGATACAGATTTTGGGAACATTACGAGCTTTATACCGACCTTTTCTTCTCCTACTATCTCGGTGCAGTCTCCTCCGCCACGTCGCATGTCAAGTACGAAGACAGCGTCTATGATATAATGTTGACCCATTTCTATAAAGTATTACAAGAAGAGAGAACATCCGATTTTTACAGTATAAACGGCACCTACAAAAGCGAATCGGGCAATGACTGGTATGGAGAGGTCGCTTTCGACAATCTCGATGAAAGGATCAGCCGCTGGGGTCTCGGTGTCCACCTTTTCAGGCACTGCTGGGATCTTAACCTCGGAGTCAAGGATGAGCGAAAGCCCATCCTGACCTCTGCTGGGGCCGAGTCGGTCGACAATCTGGTATTCTATTTTCAGATCAATCTGGTGCCGCTTGGTGGATTTGAACAAAAGTACGAGCAGGAGTTTTGA
- a CDS encoding MlaD family protein: MKTEAKVGLFVTIGLVLLFLLSTQVNKFQGFGKKGYDVEAIVSDASGLERHAKVKMKGVEIGYVKEISLSGTKVVLTLFVYKNAKIPSDSQVLLTQESLLGGKYINIIPGSAHVYLAEDGKLTREKPMATLDEMGTRVAEAAEELRGFIHELRKTLDPGSREHLKNTFSNLDTLTQDLKEVVSGNKKGIDDLVKNINEAAEKFGRMSAKFSESADTINGDLPDIMAKLEKTLDSFQGVGETLNTKLPRLADKFESLEDQLDIVIKENRKPLKSALTSVDGFFKKGQGTIDKLDDYLNSVTQSRLDLGLDSYYLANDGKLKGGMHIDYMPTYTRHYMLDIVSGPDYTELVNGEYPAEMDHQKGKFFVSAQIGKRFEDFLVRGGLIESTAGAGIDYFAYYDKLKLSLDAYDFSAVNDIRGEKAHLRATMRYRFYKHIDAYLGADNFLNTDARNLFFGMGVSFEDDRIKYLLGAGASAGASAAQ, translated from the coding sequence GTGAAAACGGAAGCAAAAGTCGGTCTTTTTGTCACGATCGGACTTGTTTTGCTCTTTTTACTCAGTACCCAGGTCAACAAATTCCAGGGGTTTGGAAAAAAAGGTTACGATGTCGAAGCGATCGTCAGCGATGCGAGCGGCCTGGAGAGGCATGCCAAGGTAAAGATGAAGGGTGTGGAGATCGGCTACGTCAAAGAGATCTCCCTCTCCGGCACCAAAGTCGTTTTGACCCTCTTTGTCTATAAAAATGCGAAAATACCGAGTGATTCGCAGGTTCTTTTGACGCAAGAGTCGCTGCTCGGCGGAAAATATATCAATATCATTCCCGGATCGGCACACGTCTATTTGGCTGAAGACGGGAAGCTGACCCGCGAGAAGCCGATGGCGACGCTCGACGAGATGGGGACGCGTGTCGCAGAGGCGGCCGAGGAGCTCAGAGGGTTCATCCACGAACTTCGAAAAACGCTCGATCCCGGAAGCAGGGAGCATCTGAAAAATACGTTCAGCAATCTCGATACGCTGACACAAGACCTCAAAGAGGTCGTTTCGGGCAACAAGAAGGGAATCGACGATCTCGTAAAGAACATCAACGAAGCGGCGGAAAAGTTCGGGCGTATGTCGGCGAAATTTTCGGAGAGTGCCGATACAATCAACGGCGATCTGCCCGATATCATGGCAAAGCTAGAAAAGACGCTCGATTCGTTTCAGGGGGTTGGAGAGACGCTCAATACGAAACTTCCGCGCCTCGCCGACAAGTTCGAGTCACTCGAAGATCAGCTCGATATCGTGATCAAAGAGAATCGAAAACCGCTCAAGAGCGCACTCACGTCGGTCGATGGCTTCTTCAAAAAAGGGCAGGGGACAATCGACAAGCTCGACGACTATCTCAATTCGGTCACCCAGAGCCGGCTCGATCTCGGGCTCGACTCCTACTACCTGGCCAACGACGGAAAGCTTAAAGGCGGTATGCATATCGACTATATGCCGACCTATACGCGCCACTATATGCTGGATATCGTTTCCGGGCCCGACTATACGGAGCTTGTCAATGGTGAGTATCCGGCGGAGATGGACCATCAGAAGGGAAAGTTCTTCGTCTCCGCCCAGATCGGAAAACGGTTCGAAGATTTTCTGGTACGGGGCGGGCTTATCGAGAGCACGGCCGGTGCGGGTATCGACTATTTCGCCTATTACGACAAACTGAAACTTTCGCTGGATGCCTACGACTTCAGTGCCGTCAACGATATTCGTGGAGAGAAAGCCCACTTGAGAGCGACGATGCGATACCGTTTCTACAAGCACATCGACGCCTACCTCGGCGCAGACAACTTCCTCAATACCGATGCACGCAACCTCTTTTTCGGAATGGGTGTATCGTTTGAGGACGACCGCATCAAGTACCTTCTCGGTGCAGGTGCGAGTGCCGGAGCCAGTGCCGCCCAATGA
- a CDS encoding J domain-containing protein, giving the protein MSSAYEKIHDALETLGLPSHVSLKDITARYRYLASGKHPDVGGEGEEMARINEAYRLLKSYIENYRFSFSEEEILKQFPQDAHAKRFRF; this is encoded by the coding sequence ATGAGTTCGGCGTATGAGAAGATTCACGATGCGCTCGAAACATTGGGGCTTCCTTCGCATGTGAGCCTCAAAGATATTACGGCGCGTTACCGTTATCTTGCATCGGGGAAACATCCCGATGTGGGAGGAGAAGGCGAGGAGATGGCCCGCATCAACGAGGCGTACCGATTGCTGAAAAGTTATATCGAGAATTACAGATTTTCGTTCAGCGAAGAGGAGATTCTCAAACAGTTTCCACAGGATGCCCATGCGAAAAGGTTTAGGTTTTAA
- a CDS encoding polyribonucleotide nucleotidyltransferase, whose translation MACRFEFEMNNRQTVYETGKIARQANGSVVLRSGKTVLLATAVMDDKPVEEHFLPLTVQYIEKSYAAGKIPGGFVKRETKPGDFETLTSRLIDRSLRPLFPKGFYNPVQITVMLLSVDENADLQSLALDAASAALFMSDIPVERCVSGVRIGRKEGEFVLNPSLEELEEGTLDLFVSGTKEDLLMIEMRAIGTVDVEIEPTVAIDPMMDPMLADEIVQIPHVNELKEEELVEAIALAKQAITLAAGEYERVFAEAAKPKKAVELFEERADPSIVTYIKEFYMEEINRALDGMAKSERGGEIKALVAKVLEDETAQAEGWSEDQIKAAVGEVKRERVRAMILEEGKRADGRGLRDVRPISIETNLLPSVHGSCLFTRGETQALVTCTLGNRQDAQMFERITGKSASYEEFMVHYNFPGFSVGEASRIGPPGRRELGHGNLAKRALEPALDKTQLDMIIRLVSEILESNGSSSMATVCGGSLALKAADVPVLKLIAGVAMGLVTENDKYAILTDIMGLEDHDGDMDFKVAGSEDGITALQMDIKLGGVSLDLLKEALDQAKEARLHILGIMEEAAKKIEVNEEVLPSTEIFHIEPHKIVDIIGQAGKTIREIIEKFEVNIDLDKKQGEVKVTGPSKAKVKAACDHIRSIAEGSAKKELPQFEIDKPIKGKVKKIVDFGAFVELPGGVDGLLHISKISRGRIGHPSDLLHEGQEIEVVVKSQKGHKIELALSKPID comes from the coding sequence ATGGCATGCAGATTCGAATTTGAAATGAACAACCGTCAAACGGTATACGAGACGGGAAAAATAGCGCGTCAGGCGAATGGTTCGGTTGTGCTGCGCAGCGGAAAGACCGTTTTGCTCGCGACCGCCGTGATGGACGACAAGCCGGTAGAGGAGCACTTTCTGCCTCTGACGGTGCAGTACATCGAGAAGAGTTACGCAGCCGGGAAGATTCCGGGTGGATTCGTCAAGCGAGAAACGAAACCCGGAGACTTCGAGACGCTGACGTCGCGTCTGATCGACCGTTCTCTCAGGCCGCTTTTCCCCAAAGGGTTCTACAATCCGGTACAGATCACGGTCATGTTGCTCAGTGTCGATGAAAATGCCGATCTGCAGTCGCTTGCACTCGATGCGGCATCGGCGGCCCTGTTCATGTCGGATATCCCTGTGGAGCGGTGTGTCTCCGGTGTGCGTATCGGGCGTAAAGAGGGGGAGTTCGTTCTGAACCCTTCATTGGAGGAGCTGGAAGAGGGGACGCTGGACCTCTTTGTTTCCGGAACGAAAGAGGATCTTCTGATGATCGAGATGCGGGCCATCGGGACCGTCGACGTCGAAATCGAACCGACCGTCGCCATCGATCCGATGATGGACCCGATGCTGGCGGACGAGATTGTCCAGATTCCTCATGTCAACGAGCTCAAAGAGGAGGAGCTGGTCGAAGCGATCGCACTGGCCAAACAAGCGATTACGCTAGCGGCGGGCGAGTACGAGCGAGTCTTCGCCGAAGCGGCCAAACCGAAAAAAGCGGTCGAACTCTTCGAAGAGAGAGCCGATCCTTCCATTGTAACCTATATCAAAGAGTTCTATATGGAAGAGATCAACCGTGCACTCGACGGTATGGCCAAAAGCGAACGCGGCGGTGAGATCAAGGCACTGGTCGCAAAAGTTTTGGAAGACGAGACGGCCCAGGCCGAAGGGTGGAGCGAAGATCAAATCAAAGCCGCAGTGGGTGAAGTCAAACGCGAGCGTGTTCGGGCGATGATCCTGGAGGAGGGAAAACGTGCCGACGGCCGCGGCCTGCGGGATGTGCGTCCGATATCCATCGAGACCAACCTGCTTCCGAGCGTTCACGGCTCATGCCTCTTTACACGAGGCGAAACACAGGCCCTCGTCACCTGTACCCTCGGAAACCGTCAGGATGCGCAGATGTTCGAGCGCATTACGGGCAAAAGTGCCAGTTACGAAGAGTTCATGGTTCACTACAATTTTCCCGGTTTCAGTGTAGGCGAAGCCTCCCGTATCGGACCTCCGGGCCGACGCGAGCTCGGCCACGGCAACCTGGCCAAACGCGCACTCGAGCCGGCGCTCGACAAGACGCAGCTCGATATGATCATTCGTCTGGTATCGGAGATTCTCGAATCGAACGGATCGTCTTCGATGGCGACGGTCTGCGGCGGTTCGCTCGCGCTCAAAGCCGCTGACGTTCCGGTGCTGAAACTGATTGCCGGTGTTGCGATGGGTTTGGTGACCGAAAACGACAAATACGCCATTCTCACCGATATCATGGGGCTTGAAGACCATGACGGCGATATGGATTTCAAAGTGGCGGGAAGCGAAGATGGCATCACAGCCCTGCAGATGGATATCAAGCTCGGCGGTGTCAGCCTCGATCTTCTGAAAGAGGCGCTCGACCAGGCGAAAGAGGCACGTCTGCATATCCTCGGCATCATGGAAGAGGCGGCCAAAAAGATAGAAGTCAATGAAGAGGTGCTTCCGAGTACCGAGATTTTCCATATCGAGCCACACAAAATCGTCGACATCATCGGTCAGGCGGGCAAGACGATTCGTGAAATAATCGAAAAGTTCGAAGTCAACATCGACCTCGACAAAAAACAGGGCGAAGTGAAGGTGACGGGGCCGAGCAAGGCGAAAGTGAAGGCCGCGTGCGACCATATACGTTCCATTGCCGAGGGCTCGGCGAAAAAAGAGCTTCCGCAGTTCGAGATCGATAAGCCGATCAAAGGGAAAGTGAAAAAAATCGTCGACTTCGGTGCTTTCGTCGAACTGCCTGGCGGCGTGGACGGCCTTCTTCACATCTCCAAAATTTCACGCGGACGCATCGGCCATCCAAGCGATCTGCTGCATGAAGGGCAGGAGATCGAAGTGGTCGTCAAGTCTCAAAAAGGCCATAAAATCGAACTGGCACTGTCGAAACCGATCGATTAA